In Vibrio lentus, a single genomic region encodes these proteins:
- the pilB gene encoding type IV-A pilus assembly ATPase PilB has translation MLTNLPTVLRQADLLSLTQEQAVAEHVHASGVSTPEALLVLDIFTGESLANNIHAIFGLPLVQLGNTDYEALCEQLGLRELITKYRAIPISVSSSTLTLASADPTDLQAEDDFRFATGLQIELVVANYSELEGAIRKLYGRSISGQDSKRKEITQDELANLVEVSDDEMTSIEDLSQDDSPVSRFINQILVDAVRKGASDIHFEPYEENYRVRLRCDGILVEIQQPASHLSRRLSARLKILAKLDIAERRLPQDGRIKLRLNDELAIDMRVSTLPTLWGEKIVLRLLDSSAANLDIDKLGYSEDQKALYLNALKRPQGMILMTGPTGSGKTVSLYTGLRVLNTTERNISTAEDPVEINLCGINQVQVAPKIGFGFAEALRSFLRQDPDVVMVGEIRDLETAEIAIKASQTGHLVLSTLHTNSAAETVTRLAHMGIEPFNLASSLSLIIAQRLARRLCNHCKAADDSPDIFLRHSIPNNQTIYKANPQGCNECNQGYSGRVGIYEVMPFSDQLKSSLIDKPNALAIENLARREGMRTLQESGLDKLLEGTTSYQELQRVLYL, from the coding sequence GTGCTAACCAACCTCCCAACCGTTCTCCGTCAGGCTGACTTACTCAGCCTGACTCAAGAACAAGCCGTTGCGGAACATGTACATGCTTCAGGCGTTTCTACGCCTGAAGCTTTACTTGTTCTAGACATCTTCACCGGCGAGAGTCTCGCAAATAACATTCACGCCATCTTCGGCTTGCCGTTGGTACAACTTGGCAATACGGACTATGAAGCTTTATGCGAACAGTTAGGGCTTCGTGAGCTGATCACCAAGTATCGCGCCATTCCAATTTCAGTTTCTAGCTCAACTCTTACACTCGCTTCAGCCGATCCAACCGACTTACAAGCTGAAGATGATTTCCGCTTTGCGACGGGATTACAAATCGAATTAGTTGTCGCTAACTACTCTGAACTAGAAGGCGCAATACGAAAGCTGTATGGACGCTCTATTTCTGGGCAAGACTCCAAGCGTAAAGAGATCACCCAAGATGAACTCGCCAACCTAGTTGAAGTCTCTGACGATGAGATGACTTCAATTGAAGACCTCAGCCAAGACGACTCCCCTGTCAGCCGTTTTATCAATCAAATACTGGTTGATGCGGTGCGTAAAGGCGCTTCCGATATCCACTTCGAACCTTATGAAGAAAACTATCGTGTGCGCTTACGTTGCGATGGCATCCTTGTTGAAATACAACAGCCCGCTTCTCATTTAAGTCGCCGTTTATCTGCTCGTTTAAAGATCCTCGCTAAACTGGATATTGCCGAACGTCGCTTGCCTCAAGATGGTCGTATCAAGTTGCGGCTAAACGATGAACTGGCGATTGATATGCGTGTATCTACGCTGCCAACCTTGTGGGGTGAGAAGATCGTTCTTCGTCTTCTAGATAGCAGCGCTGCTAATCTAGATATCGATAAGTTGGGTTACAGCGAGGATCAAAAAGCACTCTATCTCAATGCATTGAAGCGCCCACAAGGAATGATCTTAATGACCGGCCCAACCGGCAGTGGTAAAACCGTTTCTCTCTACACTGGCCTTCGGGTACTTAACACCACAGAGCGCAACATCTCAACAGCTGAAGATCCGGTCGAGATCAATCTATGTGGTATCAATCAAGTTCAAGTCGCACCCAAAATCGGTTTTGGGTTTGCTGAAGCATTGCGATCATTTTTACGACAAGATCCCGATGTGGTGATGGTGGGGGAGATCCGCGATTTAGAAACCGCAGAGATCGCGATCAAAGCATCGCAAACCGGTCACCTAGTCCTTTCGACATTGCACACCAACTCCGCCGCAGAAACCGTGACTCGATTGGCTCACATGGGAATTGAACCCTTTAATCTTGCTTCATCATTAAGCCTGATTATCGCCCAACGACTGGCAAGACGATTGTGCAATCACTGTAAAGCCGCTGACGACTCTCCGGACATATTTCTGCGTCACTCTATCCCTAACAACCAAACGATCTACAAAGCCAATCCTCAGGGGTGTAATGAGTGTAATCAGGGATACTCTGGGCGAGTGGGCATCTATGAAGTTATGCCGTTTAGCGACCAACTGAAAAGCAGCCTAATCGACAAACCGAACGCGTTAGCCATTGAAAACTTGGCGCGCCGAGAAGGCATGCGAACACTGCAAGAATCAGGGCTAGATAAATTGCTGGAAGGCACCACCAGCTATCAAGAACTACAACGTGTTCTGTACCTATAA
- a CDS encoding pilin produces MNNKSKRTNQKGFTLIELMIVVAVIGVLSAIAVPQYQDYVKKSALGAALASVTAYKTNIEDSIAFENEFPAISAAFGIGTINSTSAAITTTGQNTIVATVTEGAGENATVTLTRQNATGEWSCAHNQSPINLTGCS; encoded by the coding sequence ATGAATAACAAAAGTAAAAGAACAAATCAGAAAGGTTTCACGCTAATTGAGTTGATGATTGTAGTAGCCGTGATTGGGGTTCTTTCTGCTATTGCGGTACCTCAATATCAAGATTACGTAAAGAAAAGTGCTTTGGGTGCAGCTTTAGCTTCCGTAACTGCATATAAAACAAATATCGAAGATTCAATCGCGTTTGAAAATGAATTCCCGGCAATTTCAGCCGCATTTGGTATTGGTACTATTAACTCTACATCTGCCGCGATCACAACAACCGGACAAAACACAATAGTTGCAACAGTCACCGAAGGCGCAGGGGAAAATGCCACTGTAACGTTAACTAGACAAAATGCTACCGGCGAATGGTCATGTGCCCATAACCAAAGCCCAATTAATTTAACAGGTTGCTCATAA